Proteins encoded in a region of the Halothiobacillus diazotrophicus genome:
- a CDS encoding peptidylprolyl isomerase, producing MGIQGASAETNPTPLQHTVSVEITTNLGQIVLALDPVKAPKTVENFLHYVKSGFYAGTIFHRVIPGFMIQGGGFTPNFRQKPTDAPVINEASNGLHNLRGTIAMARTSDPNSATSQFFINVADNRFLDYTAPTMRGAGYAVFGHVTRGMGVVDKIAHTPTGSGGPFPQDVPRQTVVIESIKILP from the coding sequence TTGGGTATTCAGGGCGCAAGCGCCGAAACCAATCCCACACCGCTGCAGCACACGGTTTCCGTGGAAATCACCACGAATCTCGGCCAGATCGTCCTTGCTCTGGACCCCGTCAAGGCGCCGAAAACCGTCGAAAATTTCCTGCATTATGTGAAAAGCGGATTCTATGCCGGGACGATCTTTCACCGCGTCATCCCGGGCTTCATGATCCAGGGCGGCGGCTTCACCCCGAACTTCCGCCAGAAACCGACCGACGCACCGGTCATCAACGAGGCAAGCAATGGCCTGCACAATCTGCGCGGCACCATTGCCATGGCGCGAACCAGCGATCCGAACTCGGCGACCAGTCAGTTCTTCATCAATGTGGCCGACAACCGGTTTCTGGACTACACCGCACCCACCATGCGCGGCGCCGGTTATGCGGTCTTCGGCCACGTAACCCGGGGCATGGGGGTGGTGGACAAGATCGCCCATACGCCGACCGGCTCCGGCGGTCCGTTCCCGCAGGACGTGCCCAGACAGACGGTCGTGATCGAATCGATCAAGATCCTGCCCTGA
- a CDS encoding lysophospholipid acyltransferase family protein, whose protein sequence is MTDPALSSPSTKPKVTRLTLKDRAELLLAYLFRFLPIDWVSRIGAWLGARAGRRAIAAQRLWVGRMHVSLERLLGITDPRAREGLIIEHTRNIGRVYAEIPILHRMVRAGRLEIVGAEHLENLSRPVIIATAHVGNWEFMGRVPELIGGLWCDIYLPLGQGVRAKLAHKSRAGWRFADGQEADYVAAGPAAMRHVSKAMARGRSLVLFIDEEKDEYVWAPSLGRDIPYAGNRWIAARLAVQHGLDILPVHIEPHGLGRYRAVIEPKLTPPAAGDTESRSRWLADRLDAHLDAWVRRWLTYWYWLPLLDMDKSAPNARPSSGRRNGQVDP, encoded by the coding sequence ATGACCGACCCGGCGCTGTCCAGCCCGTCGACCAAACCGAAGGTAACTCGGCTGACCCTGAAGGATCGGGCCGAGTTGCTATTGGCTTACCTCTTTCGTTTCCTGCCCATCGACTGGGTGTCCCGGATTGGTGCCTGGCTCGGCGCGCGCGCTGGGCGGCGGGCCATCGCCGCCCAGCGGCTCTGGGTCGGGCGTATGCACGTCAGTCTCGAACGACTCCTGGGCATTACCGATCCGCGCGCGCGCGAGGGGTTGATTATTGAGCACACCCGGAACATCGGGCGTGTTTACGCCGAGATACCCATCCTGCATCGCATGGTTCGTGCCGGGCGGCTGGAGATTGTGGGCGCCGAGCATCTGGAGAACTTGTCCCGGCCGGTGATCATTGCCACGGCCCATGTCGGCAACTGGGAGTTCATGGGGCGGGTGCCCGAACTGATCGGCGGGTTATGGTGCGACATCTACCTGCCCTTGGGTCAAGGGGTGCGGGCTAAGTTGGCCCATAAATCCCGGGCCGGGTGGCGGTTTGCGGATGGGCAGGAGGCCGATTATGTGGCGGCAGGTCCTGCCGCGATGCGTCACGTCAGCAAGGCGATGGCACGGGGTCGAAGCCTCGTGCTGTTCATTGACGAGGAAAAGGACGAGTACGTCTGGGCGCCCAGTCTTGGCCGCGATATCCCTTATGCGGGCAACCGCTGGATCGCGGCCCGTTTGGCCGTGCAGCACGGTCTGGACATTCTCCCTGTACATATCGAGCCCCATGGCCTGGGACGCTACCGGGCCGTGATCGAACCCAAGCTCACGCCACCGGCGGCAGGGGATACCGAGTCGCGGTCACGCTGGCTGGCTGATCGGCTTGACGCGCATCTGGATGCCTGGGTGCGCCGGTGGTTGACGTATTGGTACTGGTTGCCCCTGCTGGATATGGACAAGTCAGCGCCAAATGCCCGTCCATCATCTGGGCGGAGGAACGGTCAGGTCGATCCCTGA
- the dksA gene encoding RNA polymerase-binding protein DksA, protein MAVTLPPGYKPSESEEYMNPMQLEYFRQKLLAWREELLQESESTVNHLREENWQEPDINDRASLESDAALELRTRDRYRKLINKIDKALKQIAEGTYGFCDETGDEIGIRRLEARPIATLTIEAQERHERLERVQRDD, encoded by the coding sequence ATGGCAGTCACGCTCCCACCCGGCTACAAACCCTCGGAATCCGAGGAATACATGAACCCCATGCAACTGGAGTACTTCCGCCAGAAGCTCCTGGCATGGCGTGAAGAGCTCCTGCAGGAGTCCGAATCGACGGTCAACCACCTCCGCGAGGAAAACTGGCAGGAACCGGACATCAACGACCGCGCCTCCCTGGAGTCCGATGCCGCACTGGAACTGCGCACGCGCGATCGCTACCGCAAGCTGATCAACAAGATCGACAAGGCGCTCAAGCAAATTGCCGAAGGCACCTACGGATTCTGCGACGAGACGGGCGACGAAATCGGCATCCGCCGTCTGGAAGCGCGCCCGATTGCCACGCTGACGATCGAGGCCCAGGAACGACACGAGCGACTGGAGCGCGTACAGCGTGACGACTGA
- a CDS encoding energy transducer TonB, with amino-acid sequence MNYWALDQNDIASDKRLAFAMVIALGLHALLLLLIFASPPPPPPRAPSIELTLDAPLASKTVDASPSPSPVINKELTTPSLASAQGTFSDTMTPPKPGSGKTDQGSEGATDSPVHLPSPDLFNRLNQAVSQSLKTGYMTSRTVDGPAGQYLAKWKRQVESYVNQHYPEELKSQHLSGQLILEVTVNQGGHVLNIAVRQSSGNTTIDEAARRMVQLASPYPPFPPKLAAQYDQINITRTWLFTSGQQLSTH; translated from the coding sequence ATGAATTACTGGGCACTCGATCAAAACGACATCGCCAGCGACAAACGACTGGCCTTCGCCATGGTGATTGCGCTGGGCCTGCACGCATTGCTGTTGCTGCTCATCTTCGCCAGCCCGCCACCGCCGCCGCCCAGAGCGCCCAGTATCGAACTGACCCTGGATGCCCCGCTGGCCAGTAAGACGGTGGATGCCTCGCCGAGCCCCAGCCCGGTCATCAACAAGGAACTCACCACGCCTTCGCTTGCCAGCGCACAGGGCACGTTCTCCGACACGATGACCCCGCCGAAACCCGGTAGCGGCAAGACAGACCAAGGAAGCGAAGGCGCTACCGACAGTCCGGTCCACCTGCCCTCCCCCGACCTGTTCAACCGCCTGAACCAGGCCGTGAGCCAGTCCCTGAAAACGGGGTACATGACCAGCCGAACCGTGGATGGGCCCGCCGGTCAATATCTGGCCAAATGGAAAAGGCAGGTGGAAAGCTACGTCAACCAGCACTACCCGGAAGAGCTCAAATCCCAGCATCTCTCTGGGCAACTGATTCTCGAAGTCACGGTCAATCAGGGCGGTCACGTCCTCAACATTGCCGTGCGTCAATCCTCTGGCAACACGACCATTGACGAGGCGGCAAGACGCATGGTGCAGCTGGCCTCACCCTACCCGCCCTTTCCGCCCAAGCTCGCGGCCCAGTACGATCAGATCAACATCACCCGGACCTGGCTGTTCACCAGCGGACAACAATTATCCACCCACTAA